In the Candidatus Electrothrix sp. GW3-4 genome, one interval contains:
- a CDS encoding CRISPR-associated endonuclease Cas3'', whose product MTEYYAHSLENQPLDNWQSLEDHLQDTAKLSQSFAEQFNAGQWGKLAGRFHDLGKGSREFQAYLRNANDIEDEFAAYYEPRWQRDHATFAARHIYNLSNQAGKLLAYCLAGHHSGLQNWSNDKKSGVRYRVEEKPLKEVLFPFAQHLQIPSQLPFSPNPALFGFQLQFFIRMLFSCLVDADRLDTERFCSPDKAEKRENGTPLQDLHSVFWKNFNMLRDKAKVNPSKVNTIREKVLTDCLAAARLEPGLFTLTVPTGGGKRLPRWPLPWNMRRHTVISAALFT is encoded by the coding sequence ATGACTGAATACTACGCCCACAGTCTTGAAAATCAGCCTCTTGATAACTGGCAATCCCTTGAAGATCACCTGCAAGACACCGCAAAATTATCTCAATCATTTGCAGAGCAATTCAATGCAGGCCAATGGGGAAAGCTAGCAGGCCGTTTTCACGATCTCGGCAAGGGAAGCCGAGAGTTTCAGGCGTATCTGCGTAATGCCAACGATATTGAAGACGAGTTTGCAGCGTATTACGAACCTCGCTGGCAACGCGATCATGCTACCTTTGCCGCCAGACATATCTACAACCTGTCTAACCAAGCCGGAAAGCTTCTGGCCTACTGCCTTGCCGGACACCACAGCGGTTTGCAGAATTGGTCCAATGACAAAAAAAGTGGTGTCCGGTACCGGGTAGAGGAGAAGCCTCTCAAAGAAGTTCTGTTTCCCTTTGCGCAACACTTGCAAATACCGTCTCAACTGCCTTTTTCGCCGAATCCGGCTCTGTTCGGTTTTCAGCTCCAGTTCTTTATCCGAATGCTTTTTTCCTGCCTGGTTGATGCGGACCGTTTAGACACCGAACGATTTTGCAGCCCGGACAAAGCGGAAAAACGCGAGAATGGTACGCCATTGCAAGATTTGCACTCGGTATTTTGGAAAAATTTTAATATGCTGCGCGACAAGGCCAAGGTAAATCCTTCCAAGGTAAATACAATACGGGAAAAGGTTCTGACAGACTGTCTTGCAGCAGCCCGACTGGAGCCGGGGCTGTTCACCCTGACTGTGCCCACCGGTGGGGGAAAACGCTTGCCTCGCTGGCCTTTGCCTTGGAACATGCGAAGGCACACAGTCATATCCGCCGCATTATTTACGTGA
- the hrpB gene encoding ATP-dependent helicase HrpB: MAAEYMSKLCQEKVGDTVGYQIRFDRRISARTKVEVVTEGILCRRLQQDPELSDIGLIIFDEFHERSLNSDLAFTLCLDVLSGLREDLRLLVMSATMDTEAVSRLLDNAPIINGQGRVFPVRTEALPPLPQFATNRPGHLARSTGRAILQVLGQEQGDLLVFLPGRGEIRRVQEQLRGLEDVVIRPLHSSLKSAEQELALQPDAAGRQRVILATTIAETSVTIEGIRAVIDCGWKRVPRFDSNSGLSRLETVRISRASAEQRAGRAGRLGPGTCYQLWDRGVEAGLQAFDQPEIVQADLAPLVLELANWGVTDPGQLIWLTPPPAGAVAQGRALLQRLAAVDLQGRITATGRAMAEFPVHPRLARMLLMAGQENLSTALDLAALLSEPDILPGKDSADLEDRLYCLHRFRRQGRAAVRALGGQPATCARIEQSRRQLALLLKGKASQKTSQRSVGGLLALAWPERVALCRSHGSYKLASGRGGLLQPHDPLAAAQWLVVPSLDAGRQNGRIFLAAKLEQDEVQALLKDELAEQDEVFWDIQAKRVVSRSVVRLGELVVSERPLVAPDPAAIETALLSGIREMGLRVLNWTPTASQLQSRLICLRDWQPSADWPDFSEATLLAELGDWLSPYLSGLRTIRDCAALNVKQIFLARLNYHQQQQLEQDAPTHLQVPSGSRVRLEYRPGQPPVLAVRLQEVFGLTETPAVCQGQIPVVLHLLSPARRPVQITQDLPGFWESSYFAVRKEMKGRYPKHYWPQEPWSAMATAGVKPQR; the protein is encoded by the coding sequence CTGGCAGCGGAGTATATGAGCAAGCTTTGCCAGGAAAAGGTCGGGGATACTGTGGGCTATCAGATCCGCTTTGACCGTCGAATCTCGGCCCGAACCAAGGTGGAAGTGGTCACTGAGGGGATTCTCTGTCGCCGTCTCCAGCAGGATCCTGAGCTGAGTGATATTGGCCTGATCATCTTTGATGAGTTTCATGAGCGCAGCCTCAACTCGGACCTGGCCTTTACCCTCTGCCTGGACGTGCTTTCCGGCCTGCGGGAAGATCTCCGTCTCCTGGTTATGTCCGCCACAATGGATACAGAGGCGGTGAGTCGTTTGCTGGATAATGCTCCGATCATTAACGGGCAGGGAAGGGTGTTTCCGGTGCGTACAGAGGCTCTCCCCCCTTTGCCCCAGTTTGCCACTAATCGGCCTGGTCATCTGGCCCGGAGTACAGGACGGGCAATTCTTCAGGTACTTGGCCAGGAGCAGGGGGATCTCCTGGTTTTCCTGCCTGGTAGGGGAGAGATCAGACGGGTTCAGGAGCAGCTGCGTGGACTGGAGGACGTTGTTATTCGGCCCCTGCACAGCAGTCTGAAATCGGCTGAGCAGGAACTGGCTCTCCAGCCTGATGCTGCAGGCAGGCAGCGGGTTATTCTGGCCACCACCATTGCCGAGACCAGTGTCACCATTGAGGGGATCAGGGCAGTAATTGATTGCGGCTGGAAGCGGGTACCCCGCTTTGACAGCAACTCCGGGCTCTCCCGTTTGGAGACCGTGCGGATTTCCAGGGCCTCAGCAGAACAGCGGGCAGGCAGGGCAGGGCGCCTTGGGCCAGGGACCTGTTATCAGCTCTGGGATAGAGGGGTTGAGGCGGGGCTCCAGGCCTTTGACCAGCCGGAAATTGTCCAGGCTGATCTGGCACCTTTGGTTCTGGAGTTGGCCAATTGGGGCGTCACTGATCCGGGCCAGCTTATCTGGCTGACCCCACCTCCAGCAGGGGCCGTTGCTCAGGGAAGAGCGCTGCTCCAGCGCTTGGCTGCTGTGGATCTACAGGGGAGGATCACTGCAACAGGGCGGGCCATGGCGGAGTTCCCTGTTCACCCCCGTTTGGCCAGAATGTTGCTTATGGCAGGTCAAGAAAACCTTTCCACAGCCCTTGACCTGGCAGCCTTGCTTTCTGAGCCAGATATCCTGCCAGGAAAGGATAGTGCTGATCTGGAGGATCGCCTCTATTGCCTGCATCGTTTTCGTCGTCAGGGGAGGGCCGCTGTTCGGGCCCTGGGGGGGCAGCCAGCTACCTGTGCCCGGATTGAGCAGAGCAGGCGCCAGCTGGCTTTGTTGCTCAAAGGCAAGGCCAGCCAAAAAACGTCACAGCGCTCTGTTGGTGGCCTGTTGGCCCTGGCCTGGCCAGAGAGGGTGGCCCTGTGCCGAAGCCACGGAAGCTATAAACTGGCCTCGGGCCGTGGAGGGCTTCTTCAGCCCCATGATCCTCTGGCTGCTGCGCAATGGCTGGTGGTGCCTTCCCTGGATGCAGGCAGGCAGAACGGGAGGATCTTTCTTGCTGCCAAGCTTGAGCAGGACGAGGTGCAGGCCTTGTTAAAAGACGAGCTGGCAGAACAGGATGAGGTCTTCTGGGATATCCAGGCCAAAAGGGTGGTCAGTCGTTCTGTTGTTCGTCTTGGGGAGTTAGTGGTCAGTGAGAGACCGCTTGTTGCCCCTGACCCCGCCGCTATAGAGACGGCCCTGCTTTCGGGTATTCGGGAGATGGGGCTCAGGGTGCTCAACTGGACTCCCACGGCCTCCCAGCTTCAGTCCCGCCTCATCTGCCTGCGGGACTGGCAGCCAAGCGCAGATTGGCCGGATTTTTCTGAGGCAACCCTGCTAGCTGAACTGGGTGATTGGCTGTCTCCTTATTTGAGTGGCCTCCGCACGATCAGGGATTGTGCTGCATTAAACGTAAAACAGATTTTTCTCGCTCGCCTGAATTATCACCAGCAGCAACAGTTGGAGCAGGATGCACCCACCCATCTTCAGGTCCCCAGCGGCTCACGGGTTCGGCTGGAATATCGTCCCGGCCAACCACCGGTCTTGGCTGTTCGTCTCCAGGAGGTCTTTGGCCTTACAGAAACCCCAGCAGTCTGCCAGGGCCAGATTCCGGTGGTGCTTCACCTGCTCTCGCCTGCCCGGAGACCAGTGCAGATTACCCAGGATCTGCCTGGCTTCTGGGAAAGCAGTTATTTTGCCGTGCGCAAGGAAATGAAGGGGCGCTATCCCAAGCATTATTGGCCACAGGAGCCTTGGTCAGCAATGGCTACTGCTGGCGTAAAACCTCAGAGATAG
- a CDS encoding metallophosphoesterase, which produces MAQKNKITRRRLFRLGLYALAPYGLAFLDGFFIERKWINLRHIVLSNTPTCRIAHFTDVHHKGDLTYFKKVVAKINSLEPDFVCFTGDLIEEAAYLEEAIACLREIQYPLFAIPGNHDHWSGISFAPLQACCKASGGAWLLNQEVLSPDGKIVIWGSAGQNFTPLPSSPKENSKRILLHHYPAAVDRIHEKFDLILSGHSHGGQVRLPFYGAITLPYGVGKYDKGLFQTQAGPLFVNAGIGYWALPIRILCRPEIALIEI; this is translated from the coding sequence ATGGCGCAGAAAAATAAAATCACCCGACGCAGGCTCTTCCGTTTGGGTTTATACGCCTTAGCCCCTTATGGACTGGCCTTCCTTGATGGCTTTTTTATCGAGCGCAAATGGATCAACCTTAGGCATATCGTTCTGAGCAACACCCCGACCTGCCGCATTGCCCATTTTACCGATGTCCACCATAAAGGCGACCTTACCTATTTCAAAAAAGTCGTTGCCAAGATCAACAGCCTTGAACCTGACTTCGTCTGCTTTACTGGGGACCTCATCGAAGAGGCTGCCTATCTTGAAGAGGCCATAGCATGCCTTCGGGAGATACAATACCCGCTCTTCGCTATACCCGGCAATCATGACCATTGGAGCGGCATATCCTTCGCCCCCCTTCAAGCATGTTGCAAGGCAAGCGGTGGCGCATGGCTACTGAACCAGGAAGTCTTATCACCTGATGGAAAAATTGTCATTTGGGGGTCAGCGGGGCAAAATTTTACCCCGCTACCGTCCTCTCCCAAGGAAAATTCTAAACGAATATTATTACACCATTACCCTGCTGCTGTCGACAGGATACATGAAAAGTTTGACCTTATTCTCTCGGGACATTCGCATGGGGGACAGGTTCGCCTTCCGTTTTACGGGGCGATAACTCTGCCTTATGGGGTGGGGAAATATGACAAGGGCTTATTTCAAACGCAGGCAGGCCCGCTCTTTGTCAATGCCGGGATAGGGTACTGGGCACTCCCCATACGCATTTTATGCAGGCCAGAGATTGCCTTGATAGAGATATAA
- a CDS encoding oligosaccharide flippase family protein codes for MMLGTTSRIKQLGTFTRRPFVRNVVTVATGTAASQVVALAFAPLITRLYGPEIFGLQGIFTSVVGLLTTVAAMSYPIAIVLPRCDADAISLAKLSLLIAVGVCLLTTLVLAIFGTQILHLLNAEAIAEFIYLVPLAMFIGVLGNVLTQWLIRKKAFGVIARYGVFTKFLISSTKAGLGFIHPSALGLILTNTLGTLFSSHLIYIGWRRQTRNRTHNTDTESPTQASASLHTLAHKHCDFPLLRTPQNLINAFSQSLPVLLLAAYFGPSASGQYSIAIAVLGVPIGLIGGSVMAVFYPRINEAIHNGENVRTLIIKATAAMAATGALPFLAVIVAGPWLFEFVFGTGWRTAGEYSQWLSLWLFLQYINKPAVSAIPALNLQGGLLAYEIFSTGIKVLALWLGFVIFKSDVAAIAIFSVFGIITYAWLILWVIQRSGESTHERNQAS; via the coding sequence ATGATGCTCGGCACTACTAGCCGCATCAAGCAATTAGGCACCTTCACCCGCCGCCCCTTTGTGCGCAACGTGGTGACGGTTGCCACCGGTACGGCGGCATCGCAAGTGGTGGCCTTGGCGTTTGCGCCGCTGATCACCCGTCTTTACGGGCCAGAGATTTTTGGTCTCCAAGGCATTTTTACCTCGGTGGTGGGTCTCCTTACAACTGTTGCCGCAATGAGTTACCCCATTGCCATCGTGCTGCCCAGGTGCGATGCCGATGCCATAAGTCTTGCCAAGCTTTCACTTCTGATTGCCGTCGGTGTTTGTCTATTGACCACGCTAGTACTCGCCATTTTTGGCACGCAAATACTACACCTGCTCAATGCCGAAGCGATTGCCGAGTTTATCTACCTCGTCCCGCTCGCCATGTTCATCGGCGTGCTGGGTAACGTACTGACCCAATGGCTGATCCGCAAGAAGGCATTTGGAGTCATCGCCCGTTACGGCGTGTTCACCAAATTTCTGATCAGTAGCACCAAAGCAGGTCTGGGTTTCATTCACCCCAGTGCTCTCGGCCTAATTCTCACCAACACCTTGGGTACGCTTTTTAGCTCGCATCTCATCTATATCGGGTGGCGTAGACAAACCAGAAACAGAACACACAACACAGACACTGAATCACCCACGCAAGCCAGCGCTAGCCTGCACACTCTGGCGCACAAGCACTGCGACTTCCCGCTCCTGCGTACCCCGCAAAACCTGATCAATGCGTTTTCGCAAAGCCTGCCCGTACTCTTGCTTGCCGCGTACTTTGGCCCCAGCGCGTCGGGCCAATACAGCATTGCCATTGCTGTGCTTGGCGTCCCGATCGGTCTGATCGGCGGCTCCGTCATGGCCGTTTTTTACCCACGCATCAACGAAGCCATCCACAACGGTGAAAATGTGCGTACGCTAATCATCAAAGCAACGGCTGCCATGGCCGCCACTGGTGCCTTGCCCTTCCTGGCCGTCATCGTCGCTGGCCCATGGTTGTTTGAGTTTGTGTTTGGAACCGGCTGGCGCACGGCAGGCGAGTACAGCCAATGGCTATCGCTGTGGCTGTTCTTGCAGTACATCAACAAGCCCGCCGTATCCGCAATCCCCGCGTTGAACCTACAGGGGGGATTGCTGGCCTACGAGATCTTCAGTACCGGAATAAAAGTGCTGGCACTCTGGCTTGGCTTCGTCATCTTCAAGAGCGATGTTGCGGCCATCGCCATTTTTTCTGTATTTGGCATCATTACCTACGCATGGCTCATCCTGTGGGTGATCCAGCGCAGTGGAGAATCGACCCATGAACGAAACCAAGCAAGTTGA
- a CDS encoding class I SAM-dependent methyltransferase, which translates to MNETKQVDKDQYEFLRYMSKARWNSLWHQLDEVIRLKPERVLEIGPGLDVFKNTAGLYGVKVETLDIDPELKPDHVGSATALPFDDNSFDVVCAFQMLEHLPYETALQAFREMTRVSRGHIVISLPDAKPVWRYLFYLPKIGNFDWLLPRPFARMKTHHFDGEHHWEINKRGYPLEMLLRDLCEISEVIYTYRVKEKPFHRFLVLAAK; encoded by the coding sequence ATGAACGAAACCAAGCAAGTTGACAAAGACCAGTACGAATTCCTTCGCTACATGAGCAAGGCACGCTGGAACAGCCTATGGCATCAGCTAGACGAGGTGATTCGTCTGAAACCAGAGCGCGTCCTCGAAATTGGTCCAGGGCTGGATGTGTTCAAAAACACGGCCGGTTTGTACGGTGTGAAAGTTGAAACGCTGGATATCGACCCGGAGCTGAAACCCGACCATGTGGGTTCGGCGACGGCACTGCCCTTTGACGACAACAGCTTTGATGTCGTCTGCGCGTTCCAGATGCTCGAACATTTACCTTACGAAACCGCACTGCAAGCCTTTCGGGAAATGACCCGTGTTAGCCGGGGCCATATCGTCATCAGCCTGCCGGATGCCAAGCCGGTCTGGCGCTACTTGTTCTACCTACCGAAGATCGGTAACTTCGATTGGTTGTTGCCACGGCCATTCGCCCGTATGAAGACCCATCACTTTGATGGCGAGCACCATTGGGAAATTAACAAGCGCGGCTATCCGCTCGAAATGTTACTGCGAGATTTATGCGAGATATCTGAAGTAATCTACACCTATCGCGTGAAGGAAAAGCCGTTTCATCGCTTCTTAGTTCTCGCTGCCAAATGA
- a CDS encoding glycosyltransferase: MKTIAIVLGQLGTHGPSLIRLQIAAELVKRGLDVHLVLGTDAADLAKNIPYGCKVFILNSTRLRQFIIKLGRYLRQEKPEGVIASSWPYSASAILAVRLFARQVKLVVSEHADLRTNIEASGEFTNKDAFLIRYLSKYIYVYANKVVGVSQGVVDGLCEVTGLNKSKTTVIYNPLREMVGDLGETEHDRALRDEFWNGTSIKLLAVGRLAPEKNYEIMIDAIQLLRDKHDIKLIVIGDGALKSMLQEKIDYLSLSQHILLAGKITNVQEFYAEADVFLMSSTSEGFGNVIVEALSFGLPIVSTNCQSGPAEILSDGEYGVLTPVGDPQAFACGIDKVLLTQADPEKQKKRSGEYTIEKTTDKYLLALFQN, encoded by the coding sequence ATGAAGACTATAGCAATAGTACTTGGTCAGCTCGGTACTCATGGCCCAAGCTTGATAAGACTTCAGATTGCAGCTGAATTGGTCAAGAGAGGCTTGGATGTGCACTTGGTTCTTGGCACGGATGCGGCTGACTTAGCTAAGAATATCCCATATGGGTGCAAGGTTTTTATTCTCAACTCGACGAGACTCAGGCAGTTTATCATTAAATTGGGTAGGTATCTGAGGCAAGAAAAACCGGAAGGCGTTATTGCTTCTTCTTGGCCATATTCAGCATCAGCAATTCTGGCAGTGCGCCTATTTGCAAGGCAAGTTAAACTGGTTGTGAGTGAACATGCAGATTTAAGAACAAACATAGAAGCGAGTGGTGAGTTCACAAACAAGGATGCCTTCTTGATTAGATACTTATCGAAATACATTTACGTTTACGCAAATAAAGTTGTTGGTGTTTCGCAAGGGGTAGTGGATGGCTTGTGTGAAGTAACGGGTCTTAATAAAAGTAAAACCACTGTAATTTACAACCCGTTAAGAGAGATGGTAGGAGATTTGGGAGAAACGGAGCATGATCGTGCGCTTCGTGATGAATTTTGGAATGGTACCTCGATTAAGTTGCTTGCTGTCGGGAGGCTTGCACCGGAAAAAAATTACGAAATAATGATTGATGCAATCCAGCTACTCAGAGATAAGCATGATATTAAATTGATTGTAATTGGCGATGGTGCATTGAAATCAATGCTTCAAGAGAAGATAGATTATTTATCATTAAGTCAGCACATTTTGCTTGCGGGAAAAATCACAAATGTACAAGAATTCTACGCGGAAGCTGACGTCTTTCTCATGAGTTCAACTAGCGAAGGTTTCGGTAATGTGATTGTCGAGGCGCTTTCCTTTGGGCTACCGATAGTTAGCACTAACTGTCAAAGCGGACCCGCAGAAATACTCTCAGATGGTGAATACGGTGTATTGACGCCTGTTGGCGATCCACAAGCATTCGCATGCGGTATTGACAAAGTTCTTCTAACTCAAGCGGATCCGGAAAAACAGAAAAAAAGATCAGGAGAATATACTATTGAAAAAACCACCGATAAGTACTTGTTAGCCCTATTTCAAAACTAG
- a CDS encoding glycosyltransferase family 2 protein, with product MKPVVSVLTPTWDRACYLPNVWEGLTAQTYRNFEWIVANDGSADNTIKIVYELAAKSNFPVTLINASCRIGKSTMDNEAVAAARGDFIIWCDSDDVFLPHALETLYNSWESIPSEERGAFCGITALCDTENGVLGRKFYTSENAIDLTWNDLYNKLNSDLVIFTRAELLKSNPFVEVDFLIPESSVWSIIGTRKTRFIPRVLERKHYGEKNCLSFSGVMAYNRGNAYAMAMSRETSATLLNRKELLLRAINYLRYCWHGDIPLRKAISLWQVHGVDVWLLLTVWPLSELLALKDRLQGKVRKTHLEFIAAQVKVEIDVKRLNFDA from the coding sequence ATGAAGCCAGTTGTATCAGTACTAACACCCACATGGGACCGCGCATGTTACCTACCCAATGTCTGGGAAGGGCTTACCGCTCAAACCTATCGAAATTTCGAATGGATTGTCGCGAATGACGGTTCAGCGGACAACACCATCAAGATTGTTTATGAGCTTGCCGCAAAATCGAACTTCCCGGTTACGCTGATCAATGCATCCTGCCGGATCGGCAAGTCCACAATGGACAACGAGGCAGTTGCTGCGGCAAGGGGCGACTTCATTATCTGGTGCGATTCAGATGATGTTTTTCTACCCCATGCATTGGAAACTCTGTATAACTCATGGGAATCAATACCGAGTGAAGAGCGGGGAGCGTTTTGTGGCATTACCGCTCTGTGTGATACGGAAAACGGTGTTCTTGGTAGGAAGTTTTACACCTCGGAAAATGCAATTGATCTTACCTGGAATGATTTGTACAACAAACTTAACTCTGACTTAGTTATATTTACGAGAGCTGAATTATTAAAATCTAATCCATTTGTGGAGGTGGATTTTCTCATCCCGGAATCTTCCGTATGGAGTATCATAGGTACAAGAAAGACAAGATTTATTCCGCGTGTACTTGAGCGCAAACACTATGGTGAAAAGAATTGTCTATCGTTTAGTGGTGTTATGGCTTATAACCGAGGAAATGCTTACGCCATGGCGATGAGCCGGGAAACTTCCGCAACGCTCCTCAATAGGAAAGAACTCTTACTGCGTGCGATCAATTACCTGCGCTATTGCTGGCACGGTGACATCCCTCTACGAAAAGCCATATCACTGTGGCAAGTACATGGGGTTGATGTATGGCTGCTCCTTACGGTCTGGCCATTGTCTGAGTTACTCGCGCTGAAAGACCGGCTACAGGGTAAGGTCAGGAAAACTCATCTGGAATTTATCGCGGCACAAGTCAAGGTAGAAATCGACGTAAAGAGACTTAATTTCGATGCGTAA
- a CDS encoding acyltransferase codes for MRNLLSLPYAIVRLFRASQKKLKITSLRLRGVVVDSTAIIDPAAIFEPSGGAIFIGSKTFVDRGVILRSLGGRIEIGKDCSVNAYSVLYGGGGLKIGNGVRIASHTVIVPSNHVFSDPEQQIKDQGLTLKGIVIEDDVWIGAGAKILDGVTIQKGTVVGAGAVVTKSTEPYAIVAGVPAVVIRYRR; via the coding sequence ATGCGTAATCTTCTTTCCTTACCTTACGCTATTGTTCGGCTTTTTCGAGCATCACAGAAAAAACTGAAAATAACCAGTTTGCGTCTGCGCGGTGTCGTGGTTGACTCAACTGCTATTATTGATCCGGCAGCTATTTTTGAGCCTTCTGGAGGAGCAATCTTCATTGGATCCAAAACCTTCGTTGATCGGGGCGTAATCTTAAGGTCTTTGGGGGGAAGAATTGAAATTGGAAAAGATTGCTCCGTGAATGCCTATTCAGTTTTGTATGGTGGAGGTGGGCTTAAAATCGGAAATGGTGTACGTATTGCGAGTCATACGGTGATTGTTCCATCCAATCATGTGTTTTCTGATCCAGAACAGCAAATTAAGGATCAAGGTTTGACGCTTAAGGGCATAGTGATTGAAGATGATGTCTGGATTGGTGCTGGTGCGAAAATACTAGATGGAGTGACCATTCAAAAAGGTACTGTCGTGGGTGCTGGGGCGGTTGTCACCAAATCAACCGAACCGTATGCAATAGTGGCGGGTGTCCCTGCTGTAGTTATCCGATATCGGCGTTGA